From one Bacteroidota bacterium genomic stretch:
- a CDS encoding T9SS type A sorting domain-containing protein has product MKRTVTLFTLLLLVFSVQIAAAQQCPTIESLTAKAADQQLLPAQMLEGTTGTYFTLAQSDLTSEQKHMCLLSRGAHAKLPKLSADDPLASVLGEVWENEAWVNNIFFEVFYNGDLQTQFVSNEWDGASWVPAERQTIVARDNNGFVSESIFDTWSGTEWVSMQRILSEWDDMGNQLRFEGQELENGEWNSLFISETVITDESSITISQGEDESTGMFENFSRETIEFDDQGRESIRLFEAWNGDMSAWEFLTRETKTYQDNMVTELSQFPDGMGGWFNFEQTVFTLNDAGLPIEELSSSLLLGTADPSNRILSTYNDMDLLIEELDQLPDGAGGWFTDFAYFATYDSDGDPIEEIYQIDDGTGKRSALVNDERDTYNYGQTATSVEDELGGVLTSFDIYPSPAQGRVQVEVTLEQPAALAVDVFDVLGRRVHQMADEQAAAGTQQFAWEPGDMPAGMYFIRITLDERAQTRPLMLMK; this is encoded by the coding sequence ACAATCGAAAGCCTGACAGCCAAGGCGGCAGATCAGCAACTGCTGCCGGCCCAGATGTTGGAGGGTACAACTGGTACCTATTTCACACTGGCCCAAAGCGACCTTACCTCAGAGCAAAAACACATGTGCCTGCTTTCTCGTGGAGCCCATGCCAAATTACCCAAACTCAGCGCCGACGATCCATTGGCGAGTGTTCTGGGTGAGGTATGGGAAAACGAAGCCTGGGTTAACAACATATTTTTTGAGGTTTTTTACAATGGCGACCTCCAGACACAATTTGTTAGCAACGAATGGGATGGTGCTAGCTGGGTACCAGCAGAACGGCAAACCATTGTTGCAAGAGACAACAATGGCTTCGTTTCAGAGTCGATATTTGATACCTGGAGCGGAACTGAATGGGTTAGTATGCAGCGCATTCTTTCTGAATGGGACGACATGGGTAACCAGCTCAGGTTTGAAGGACAAGAACTTGAAAATGGTGAATGGAATTCACTTTTCATCTCTGAAACAGTGATTACAGATGAGAGCAGCATCACGATTTCACAGGGAGAAGACGAAAGCACCGGGATGTTTGAGAATTTTTCTCGGGAGACGATTGAATTTGACGATCAAGGCAGGGAGTCCATCCGTTTGTTTGAAGCCTGGAATGGAGATATGTCTGCCTGGGAGTTTTTGACCCGAGAGACGAAGACCTACCAGGATAACATGGTCACTGAACTCTCCCAGTTTCCTGATGGCATGGGTGGCTGGTTCAATTTTGAGCAAACAGTCTTCACCCTTAATGACGCCGGACTTCCCATTGAGGAGTTGAGTTCTAGTCTGTTGTTAGGTACAGCTGATCCGTCCAACCGCATCCTGTCAACGTATAACGACATGGACCTATTGATCGAAGAACTCGATCAATTACCCGATGGCGCCGGCGGCTGGTTTACCGACTTCGCCTACTTCGCCACATATGACAGCGACGGCGACCCCATCGAAGAAATATACCAGATTGACGACGGTACAGGTAAGCGCTCAGCGCTGGTAAACGACGAACGCGATACCTACAACTACGGCCAGACTGCAACGTCAGTTGAAGATGAGCTGGGTGGCGTGCTGACTTCTTTCGACATCTACCCGAGCCCGGCACAGGGCCGCGTGCAGGTTGAAGTTACGCTGGAGCAGCCAGCAGCACTTGCCGTAGATGTATTTGATGTGCTTGGCCGCCGCGTACACCAGATGGCAGATGAACAGGCTGCTGCCGGCACCCAGCAGTTTGCCTGGGAGCCCGGTGATATGCCAGCCGGCATGTACTTCATCCGCATCACACTTGACGAGCGTGCCCAAACCCGGCCGCTTATGCTGATGAAATAA